The genomic interval ACCCTGAGGGAACTGGGTCAGAGAAGTCCGGGGTGGTGGCACCTAAACTATCCCGAATAGGTCACTCCCGAGGAATAGCGTGCAGTTCCAAGCGGGAAGCAACTCAATCAAAGGTAGATGTTGTTGACAGTGAGGACGTCGAGTCATCCGAACTGACGACAGACATCGAAGAAACCAAAGACATCGATGGCATCAAGACGAAAACAAGCACCGTCCTCAGTTTCTCCGACGACAAAGAATgtaaatatatacgtatatatataaattaggGGTGCCCAATCCGTACCCAGATGGCCCCTGTCttctggtctgttttccatgtctccatgatgatttgatcatttgattgaGGTGTGGTAGAGATGGAACAAGACTGGATGACAGGGGCCCCTCGAGGACACAGATATAGAGAGTAAATGTGGTAGATTTTAACCTAGTTAGTTCATCAATGTATTGGTTTTCCCTGAAtatattgtctttattttttgttctttcagCTCTAGAACCCGAATTTAAACTCAAGAGGTCGGCTGATAAAACAGTGTTGTTCCACGTACAGAAAAGGGAAGCTCAACATGCCAGTAAGAGCAACAACACTGGTAACTAACTCTTAAGTTGAACCATTTGTAGGGCACTTATCATGGCGCTCGTTGGTTACCAATGAtagcactagatgtccaatcctttgcGACTGCAAAGTATACATGAATTTTATGTCTATAGTTAAGTGATGAGTTGAGTTGGATGCGATCGGGAGCCATACTGAGAATATAtttctggttttatttttcatgtattaTTATCTATGTTAATCGtattaaattactttttttattaaaacttcaaTAACATTATTTCTAATTTAAATGTATAATTATTTGTCtgttcaatgtttttgtttgtgcactttgtgatgaagcttaaaatctcattatacttggataatgacaataaaagcattcaattcaattatttttgtctcctttttttccagaaCCAGAAAGTGTCCTGATAACTGACTCCCCCAAACAGGATAATGACAGCCCATCATCACCAATTAGTTCTCAACAAAGTGATGACAATGATGAGGAGGTGCTgaatgatgaagatgaagatgaaaatgAAAGAGCCAGCAGTTCCTCTTCAGCCAGCTCAAAATGCAGCTACTCTGCTGTTAAACAAAGTATGGCGTGTTtcgttgtggaaaaaaatgatattgggAGCAAATGCTGCCATTGTGTCACAATTATTTCGTTTGTTTTCAGTCATAATCCCTAACGCCAGAGCGATCGAAGCAGCCAAGAGGGCGCGCCGCAACACCCGAGGCCAGAAAGAGTTCATCCCTCTGGAAAAAGATGGCCGAAACTCCTCGGCTAGCACCCCGGAGCGGTACCACGGGGAAGAAATGGGTGACGACGATGAAGACAAGGATGACGAAGATGACGACGATCAAGACGATCACGAGAAAAGAATTGAGTTTGCTCCCAGATTGAAAAGCATCAAGGAGAGAATTGCGGAGAAACTTGGTATGGAGGCTTTCTTTCAATGACTAAAAGTACACTAAAGTGTTGAGTTTATTTAAAGCCAGTAACGTTTGTGTGTCAGGAGGAAGCGTTGGTAGTTGGTCAGGGAGCGACGAGGAGGAGCAGGAGCTTTGGGAGGAGACGCAAATTGGGAAAGGAATCAAGAGACCGCCCGGCGtacaggtaaaaaaagtgtatgCTTAATCTATGCAGTTCAAATACATTTACAGTGTATTGTATATTGATTGactttttcttgtttatttttgtacgcAGAGCCCATCTGGCAGTGAGTCCAGTAGATATAGCTTCCAGGATGAAGAAcatcaaagacaaaaaaagaaatcaacaaGGACCAAGGTCCCCAAAACCCTCCCTTCCGTAACCGTTTTAATGATGAAGAGGAGAATTGCTGGGAAGTAGGTtcactgttgatattttttagAGATAGATACTCAAGCAGTGTTATTTGATTCAAGTGGTCCCATTTGCCTACAGACTGGATTCCCTGAAAGAAGTACACAGCGCGAGGAGGGCCGAGTTGAGTCGGATGGAGGGCGATGCGGAAAGCGCTAAAACCTCCGTGGAATCTCTGGAGGGAAGCTCGTTGGAGAAACAACTCAAGTTTTACAGAGATATGACACTCTTTGCCCACAACTTGGTGGACTGTCTGCGGGAGAAGGTAGGATGGCTTTTTGATTTGTGAAGGCAAATTCGTTATATTGGAGTCATTTGACTTACTGAAGGATCGTTTTGACTTCAGATTGTTGAAATCAACTCCTTGGAGGTGGAGCTACACACTCTATTTTCCAGCCGTATGGAGGTGCTGTTTGCACAGAGAAGGGAGAAGATCCAGGAACATGCCAAGCACCTGCAGCAGCTAACCTGTGAGTGTACTTATTTTACCAATGAGCCATATTAACACATCCTTTGCCATTGACATCACTATCCACTTtttattaccttttttttcatctcagcTGTGGACAACGCTACAAATGGAGCCGACACGATGAGGTGAAGTAGATTTACATCATTTAGTGGTTCTGAAATTTGACACATtgtaggctttaaaaaaatacagatgcCACCTTTGGTTATGCCTGCTCTAAAGAATAAGATGGTTTTTTTCCACAGTATATTTAGTAGTTTGCTGAAACTTGAATTGT from Stigmatopora argus isolate UIUO_Sarg chromosome 2, RoL_Sarg_1.0, whole genome shotgun sequence carries:
- the gcfc2 gene encoding intron Large complex component GCFC2, which codes for MFNKKPRRNFRQRKGDSSEEEDTPVINPEGTGSEKSGVVAPKLSRIGHSRGIACSSKREATQSKVDVVDSEDVESSELTTDIEETKDIDGIKTKTSTVLSFSDDKESLEPEFKLKRSADKTVLFHVQKREAQHASKSNNTEPESVLITDSPKQDNDSPSSPISSQQSDDNDEEVLNDEDEDENERASSSSSASSKCSYSAVKQIIIPNARAIEAAKRARRNTRGQKEFIPLEKDGRNSSASTPERYHGEEMGDDDEDKDDEDDDDQDDHEKRIEFAPRLKSIKERIAEKLGGSVGSWSGSDEEEQELWEETQIGKGIKRPPGVQSPSGSESSRYSFQDEEHQRQKKKSTRTKVPKTLPSVTVLMMKRRIAGKLDSLKEVHSARRAELSRMEGDAESAKTSVESLEGSSLEKQLKFYRDMTLFAHNLVDCLREKIVEINSLEVELHTLFSSRMEVLFAQRREKIQEHAKHLQQLTSVDNATNGADTMSVEGSVNKAMAECDIPEDPPDSSEDEEHLKETAAILLKSKEVFSDVHDDFHDVKKILSRFEEWRSFYTESYNTAYISLCLPKLLTPIIRHQLLAWNPLKDPSTDFEKLPWFPAIETFCHGHGHEELEHIDREMLSNVIERTVVPKITAFVELVWEPMSLRQSACLTELCQNLREDYSIFEREQSKPVMAFTKAVIGRLRSCVDEEVFIPLYPQKLLEDQLSLHSCFRNQQLWMAIKLLGNMGQWESLLPESTLKELMLDRLLCRYLTVTLCSRMLSDNELHACKRIAESLPTSWFREENECLPQLQSLKNHLVQKAHNICKQHPPEAPDTRLAVVEVLQILSRMRCHDAIMSIAEKYHYQDVVYSHQLLNHETE